One segment of Bradyrhizobium sp. WD16 DNA contains the following:
- a CDS encoding MBL fold metallo-hydrolase, which yields MSETSARARAAIIPVTALQQNCTLLWCETTRRAVVFDPGGDVPNIRAAIDEAGVTVEQIWITHGHFDHVGGADELREALGVPIVGPHIADKFLLDHVVDSAATFGFSGMRNVTPDRWLTEGETLTLGELTFQILHCPGHSPGSVVFFNPQMRFAVVGDVLFNGSVGRTDLPGGSHAALLQSITEKLLPLGDDVGFICGHGPGSTFGDERRTNPFLAGAA from the coding sequence ATGAGCGAGACATCCGCCAGGGCCCGCGCGGCCATCATTCCGGTCACGGCGCTGCAGCAGAACTGCACGCTGTTGTGGTGCGAAACCACCAGGCGCGCTGTGGTATTCGACCCCGGCGGGGATGTGCCCAACATCCGCGCCGCAATCGATGAGGCCGGTGTCACCGTCGAGCAGATCTGGATTACCCACGGCCATTTCGACCATGTCGGCGGCGCCGACGAACTGCGCGAGGCGCTCGGCGTGCCGATCGTCGGCCCCCATATCGCCGACAAGTTCCTGCTCGATCATGTGGTCGACAGCGCCGCCACGTTCGGCTTCTCGGGCATGCGCAACGTGACGCCGGACCGCTGGCTCACCGAGGGCGAGACCCTCACCCTCGGCGAACTGACTTTCCAGATCCTGCACTGCCCGGGCCACTCGCCGGGCAGCGTGGTGTTCTTCAATCCGCAGATGCGCTTCGCCGTGGTCGGCGACGTGCTGTTCAACGGCTCGGTCGGCCGCACCGACCTGCCGGGCGGCAGCCACGCGGCACTGCTGCAGTCGATCACCGAGAAGCTGCTGCCGCTCGGCGACGATGTCGGCTTCATCTGCGGCCACGGCCCGGGCTCGACCTTCGGCGACGAACGCCGCACCAATCCCTTCCTCGCCGGCGCGGCGTAA
- a CDS encoding MmcB family DNA repair protein — MPVAQPLPVDGRQSETALAVARGTGRLLRSFGFSCVSELPLPSGRRADLTALNARGDVWIIEIKSSEADLRADQKWEEYRAHCDRLFFAFPQHLPCELFPADAGQIVADAYGAHLHCEAPEHRLTAATRKMMLLRFALAAAQRLNRLADPQGHQGDLLG; from the coding sequence ATGCCTGTTGCGCAGCCGTTGCCCGTCGACGGCCGCCAATCGGAAACCGCGCTGGCGGTCGCCCGGGGAACGGGTCGTCTATTGCGCAGCTTCGGCTTCTCCTGCGTCAGCGAACTGCCGCTGCCGTCCGGCCGGCGCGCCGATCTCACGGCGCTCAACGCGCGCGGCGATGTCTGGATCATCGAGATCAAGTCGTCCGAGGCGGATCTGCGGGCGGACCAGAAATGGGAAGAGTACCGGGCGCATTGCGACCGCTTGTTCTTCGCCTTCCCGCAGCATCTGCCCTGCGAGCTATTCCCGGCCGATGCCGGCCAGATCGTCGCCGATGCCTACGGCGCCCACCTGCATTGCGAGGCGCCGGAGCATCGTCTCACCGCAGCGACCCGCAAGATGATGCTGCTGCGCTTTGCTCTCGCCGCCGCCCAGCGCCTCAACCGTCTCGCCGACCCGCAGGGTCATCAGGGCGATCTTCTCGGCTGA
- a CDS encoding biliverdin-producing heme oxygenase, whose translation MTGAGTGPRDSSSSIEDLIRRATRHAHDRIDTAMARLDLGRPDYYAGFLRGQAEALFPLEAALEQHGIDVVLPDWPLRVRTPALEHDLASLDIACEPLPAPGLGSGDCVPEMLGVVYVLEAMRLACRAILARLADRPEAEVRGATAYLRHGFGRRFWPSLLITLENHPAALAHPERVVDGARLAFGMFDSAVTPTMAGALDRARDSLRLVHSAPT comes from the coding sequence ATGACAGGCGCAGGCACAGGTCCCCGCGATTCAAGCAGTTCGATCGAGGACCTGATCCGCAGGGCGACCCGCCACGCCCACGACCGCATCGACACCGCCATGGCGCGCCTCGATCTCGGCCGTCCCGATTACTATGCCGGCTTCTTGCGCGGCCAGGCCGAAGCGCTGTTTCCGTTGGAGGCGGCCCTGGAGCAGCATGGCATCGACGTGGTGCTGCCGGACTGGCCGCTGCGCGTCCGCACCCCGGCGCTGGAGCACGATCTCGCCTCGCTGGACATCGCCTGCGAACCCCTCCCTGCCCCCGGGCTCGGCTCCGGCGACTGCGTGCCGGAGATGCTCGGCGTTGTCTATGTCCTCGAAGCGATGCGGCTTGCATGCCGCGCCATTCTGGCACGGCTCGCCGATCGTCCCGAAGCCGAGGTGCGCGGCGCCACCGCCTATCTGCGCCACGGTTTCGGGCGTCGCTTCTGGCCGTCCCTCCTCATCACGCTGGAAAACCATCCGGCCGCGCTCGCCCATCCGGAGCGCGTCGTCGACGGCGCCCGCCTCGCCTTCGGCATGTTCGACAGCGCGGTGACACCCACCATGGCCGGCGCGCTCGATCGTGCCCGCGACAGTCTGCGCCTGGTCCATTCGGCGCCAACCTGA
- a CDS encoding ActR/PrrA/RegA family redox response regulator transcription factor, whose product MIAVAATAEPTDRSLLIVEDDKAFLERLARAMESRGFAVTSCDTVADGLAEIDRAAPAFAVVDLRLGDGNGLDVVSALKRQRPDARAIVLTGYGNIATAVTAVKMGAVDYLSKPADADDVVAALLAGGSEKVEPPQNPMSADRVRWEHIQRIYEMCNRNVSETARRLNMHRRTLQRILAKRAPR is encoded by the coding sequence ATGATTGCCGTGGCCGCCACTGCGGAACCGACCGACCGTTCGCTGCTGATCGTGGAAGACGACAAGGCCTTTCTCGAGCGGCTGGCGCGGGCGATGGAGAGCCGCGGCTTCGCCGTCACCTCCTGCGACACCGTCGCCGATGGTCTCGCCGAAATCGACCGCGCCGCGCCAGCCTTCGCCGTCGTCGACCTGCGACTGGGCGACGGCAATGGTCTCGACGTGGTGTCGGCGCTCAAGCGTCAGCGCCCCGATGCGCGCGCCATCGTGCTGACCGGCTACGGCAACATCGCCACCGCGGTGACCGCCGTGAAGATGGGCGCTGTCGACTACCTGTCGAAGCCTGCTGACGCCGACGACGTGGTCGCGGCGCTGCTCGCCGGCGGCAGCGAAAAGGTCGAGCCGCCGCAGAACCCGATGTCGGCCGATCGCGTCCGCTGGGAGCATATCCAGCGTATTTACGAGATGTGCAATCGCAACGTCTCGGAGACCGCACGGCGGCTCAACATGCACCGTCGCACCCTGCAGCGGATTCTCGCCAAGCGCGCGCCGCGCTGA